One genomic segment of Amycolatopsis sp. WQ 127309 includes these proteins:
- a CDS encoding 3-oxoacyl-ACP reductase yields the protein MVQRFEGRVAVITGGASGIGLASARRLASEGAKVVIADLTPESGKAAADEVDGLFVQADVTDAEQVEALYRTTAEQFGSIDVAFNNAGISPPEDDSILTTGIEAWERVQRVNLTSVYLCCKAVLPYMQRQGKGSIVNTASFVAVMGAATSQISYTASKGGVLAMSRELGVQFARENIRVNALCPGPVNTPLLKELFAKDPERAARRLVHVPVGRFAEPDEIAAAVAFLASDDASFITASQFLVDGGISGAYVTPI from the coding sequence ATGGTCCAGCGTTTCGAAGGCCGCGTCGCGGTGATCACGGGCGGCGCGAGCGGCATCGGCCTCGCCTCGGCCCGCCGTCTGGCGAGCGAAGGCGCGAAGGTCGTCATCGCCGACCTGACGCCGGAATCCGGCAAAGCCGCCGCCGACGAGGTCGACGGCCTGTTCGTGCAGGCCGACGTCACCGACGCCGAGCAGGTGGAAGCCCTCTACCGGACCACGGCCGAGCAGTTCGGCTCGATCGACGTCGCGTTCAACAACGCCGGCATCTCGCCGCCCGAGGACGACTCGATCCTGACCACCGGGATCGAGGCCTGGGAACGGGTCCAGCGCGTCAACCTGACGTCGGTCTACCTGTGCTGCAAGGCGGTCCTGCCCTACATGCAGCGCCAGGGCAAGGGCTCGATCGTCAACACGGCGTCGTTCGTGGCGGTGATGGGCGCGGCGACGTCGCAGATCTCCTACACCGCGTCGAAGGGCGGCGTGCTCGCCATGAGCCGCGAGCTCGGCGTGCAGTTCGCGCGGGAGAACATCCGCGTCAACGCGCTGTGCCCGGGGCCGGTGAACACGCCGCTGCTCAAGGAGCTGTTCGCGAAGGACCCGGAACGCGCGGCGCGGCGCCTGGTCCACGTCCCGGTCGGCCGGTTCGCCGAGCCCGACGAGATCGCGGCGGCCGTCGCGTTCCTGGCCAGCGACGACGCCAGCTTCATCACGGCGTCCCAGTTCCTGGTGGACGGCGGCATCTCCGGCGCTTACGTCACCCCGATCTAA
- a CDS encoding SMP-30/gluconolactonase/LRE family protein: protein MDLVKADFQVLDERFTRVNGDEWMQRLHTGCRWTEGPAYFPAGRYLVFSDIPNDRTLRWDETTGQVGVFRQPSGYANGHTVDRQGRLISCEQGPRRVTRTDHDGSVTVLASHFQGKKLNSPNDVVEHSDGSIWFTDPSYGIDSDYEGYRAESEIGACHVYRVDPADGEVRIVADDFSRPNGLAFSADESLLYIADTRQEPSHIRVFDVRTDGTLTGGDIFGTCDSGGFDGVRVDSEGNVWAAAHDGLHCFAPDGTRIGKLRMPEVCSNFTFGGERRNELFITASSSLYTLRVTVNGARYP from the coding sequence ATGGATCTGGTCAAGGCGGACTTCCAGGTGCTCGATGAGCGGTTCACCCGCGTCAACGGCGACGAGTGGATGCAGCGCCTGCACACCGGCTGCCGCTGGACCGAGGGACCGGCGTACTTCCCGGCCGGGCGCTACCTGGTGTTCAGCGACATCCCGAACGACCGCACGCTGCGCTGGGACGAGACAACGGGCCAGGTCGGCGTCTTCCGGCAGCCGTCGGGCTACGCGAACGGGCACACGGTCGACCGGCAAGGCAGGCTGATCAGCTGCGAGCAAGGTCCCCGGCGGGTGACACGCACCGACCACGACGGGTCGGTCACCGTGCTCGCGTCACACTTTCAGGGGAAGAAACTGAACAGCCCCAACGACGTCGTCGAGCACTCCGACGGCTCGATCTGGTTCACCGACCCGAGTTACGGCATCGACAGCGACTACGAGGGCTACCGCGCGGAGAGCGAGATCGGCGCGTGCCACGTGTACCGCGTAGACCCGGCGGACGGCGAGGTGCGCATCGTCGCCGACGACTTCTCCCGGCCGAACGGGCTCGCCTTCTCGGCCGACGAGTCACTGCTGTACATCGCCGACACGCGCCAGGAACCCAGTCACATCAGGGTGTTCGACGTCCGCACCGACGGCACGCTGACCGGCGGCGACATCTTCGGAACCTGCGACAGCGGCGGCTTCGACGGCGTACGGGTCGACAGCGAGGGCAACGTCTGGGCGGCGGCGCACGACGGCCTGCACTGCTTCGCCCCGGACGGCACCCGCATCGGCAAGCTCCGGATGCCGGAGGTCTGCTCGAACTTCACGTTCGGCGGCGAGAGGAGGAACGAACTGTTCATCACCGCGTCGAGCTCGCTGTACACGCTGCGGGTCACGGTGAACGGCGCCCGCTACCCATGA
- a CDS encoding DUF1700 domain-containing protein — MSDKPTAVRVYLARVRTALADLPASEIEEILEDVRPHLTELEAELGQGARVEALIERLGTPESYAAELRASGGYPPAAEGATTVLTAAPASPSRVKPRIALWGLILCAVALALLAFGAAVSVNPDVLAGLLVVAPVFLISLVLLLRGGVEPVLALPELAWLRGSLTKVREQEDGGKFLGYLGSLKPAWWVLCALALLAFGVLLMLRDRDAVLLLPFLLLAGVAIVWAGPRVRADRRLLWVAVPVSAFVIGGSLGGFGAAVDLISNRNAYQSASSYYPSSSDQYGNDQLSYGGQSIGNVYAFDAEGKPLTEVYLYDEEGRPITLTRYACERSSGTKEKIGSDNRFPRPRIQQGVTDDQGNFDGYNGYRSACREDPNVPFSAAIPKVTTPPTASPTTPPSPSAPSSTSTPTVAPTTTPTR, encoded by the coding sequence ATGAGCGACAAGCCGACCGCCGTGCGGGTGTATCTGGCGCGGGTCCGGACCGCGCTCGCCGACCTGCCCGCGAGCGAGATCGAAGAAATCCTCGAAGACGTCCGCCCGCACCTGACGGAACTGGAAGCCGAGCTGGGGCAGGGCGCGCGCGTCGAGGCCCTCATCGAACGGCTCGGCACTCCCGAGAGCTACGCGGCCGAACTGCGGGCGTCCGGCGGTTATCCGCCGGCCGCGGAGGGGGCGACGACCGTGCTGACCGCGGCGCCGGCGTCACCGAGCCGGGTGAAGCCGCGGATCGCGTTGTGGGGGCTCATCCTCTGCGCGGTGGCGCTCGCCCTGCTGGCCTTCGGCGCCGCCGTCAGCGTCAATCCCGACGTCCTCGCCGGCCTGCTGGTGGTGGCCCCGGTGTTCCTGATCAGCCTGGTACTGCTGCTGCGTGGCGGCGTCGAACCGGTGCTGGCACTGCCGGAGCTCGCCTGGCTGCGCGGCTCGCTGACGAAGGTGCGCGAGCAGGAGGACGGCGGGAAGTTCCTGGGTTACCTCGGTTCGCTCAAGCCGGCGTGGTGGGTGCTGTGCGCCCTCGCGCTGCTCGCCTTCGGGGTGCTGCTCATGCTGCGCGACCGGGACGCGGTGCTGCTCCTGCCGTTCCTGCTCCTCGCGGGCGTCGCGATCGTGTGGGCCGGGCCGCGGGTGCGGGCCGACCGGCGGCTGCTGTGGGTGGCCGTGCCGGTGTCGGCGTTCGTCATCGGCGGGTCACTGGGCGGGTTCGGTGCCGCGGTCGACCTCATCTCGAACCGCAACGCCTACCAGAGCGCGTCGTCGTACTACCCGTCGTCGTCCGACCAGTACGGCAACGACCAGCTGTCCTACGGCGGTCAGTCGATCGGCAACGTCTACGCCTTCGACGCCGAGGGCAAGCCGCTGACCGAGGTCTACCTCTACGACGAGGAGGGCCGGCCGATCACGCTGACCCGCTACGCCTGTGAACGCTCGTCCGGCACCAAGGAGAAGATCGGGTCGGACAACCGGTTCCCGCGGCCGCGGATCCAGCAGGGCGTCACCGACGACCAGGGCAACTTCGACGGCTACAACGGTTACCGCTCCGCCTGCCGCGAAGACCCGAACGTGCCGTTCAGCGCGGCGATCCCGAAGGTGACGACGCCACCCACGGCGTCGCCTACGACGCCACCTTCACCCAGTGCTCCTTCGTCGACGTCGACGCCCACGGTGGCACCCACGACGACGCCGACGAGGTAG
- a CDS encoding gamma-glutamyl-gamma-aminobutyrate hydrolase family protein, producing the protein MASSASDDRPVIGLTTYLEPAKFLVWDTEVALLHRVYVECVVAAGGIPVLLPPMSDAYDRLMSTVDGLVLTGGADVEPQRYGQEQHPKTYVRPQRDAFEFGLFEAARRHQKPVLGVCRGLQVISVALGGTLVQHLPEARESTEHQPAPATFGQGVVTLADGSRAARILGPETKTLCYHHQAIDRLGEGLDPVGWSADGTIEAAEAPGEDFLLGVQWHPEQHTDDVRLFQALVAASKERA; encoded by the coding sequence GTGGCTTCGAGCGCCTCTGACGACCGGCCGGTCATCGGGCTGACCACCTACCTCGAGCCCGCGAAGTTCCTCGTGTGGGACACGGAAGTCGCGCTGCTGCACCGCGTCTACGTCGAGTGCGTCGTCGCCGCGGGCGGCATTCCGGTGCTGCTGCCACCGATGAGTGACGCGTACGATCGGCTGATGTCCACAGTGGACGGCCTGGTGCTGACCGGCGGCGCCGACGTCGAGCCGCAGCGCTACGGCCAGGAGCAGCACCCCAAGACCTACGTCCGCCCGCAGCGCGACGCGTTCGAGTTCGGCCTGTTCGAAGCGGCGCGTCGCCACCAGAAGCCCGTGCTCGGCGTGTGCCGCGGCCTGCAGGTGATCAGCGTCGCCCTCGGCGGCACCCTGGTCCAGCACCTGCCCGAGGCCCGTGAATCCACCGAGCACCAGCCCGCGCCGGCGACGTTCGGCCAGGGCGTCGTCACCCTGGCCGACGGCAGCCGCGCCGCGCGGATCCTGGGGCCGGAGACCAAGACCCTGTGCTACCACCACCAGGCGATCGACCGGCTCGGCGAGGGCCTCGACCCGGTCGGCTGGTCCGCCGACGGCACCATCGAAGCCGCCGAGGCGCCGGGTGAGGACTTCCTGCTCGGCGTCCAGTGGCACCCCGAGCAGCACACCGACGACGTCCGGCTGTTCCAGGCCCTGGTCGCGGCAAGCAAGGAGAGGGCATGA
- a CDS encoding aldehyde dehydrogenase, translated as MTSFEVINPATEQVVRSVALTSADETDAAIARAQAAFPAWRDVAPGDRARLLRRFADAVEADIEHLARLEVENSGHTIGNARWEAGNVRDVLNYYSAAPERLIGQQIPAPGGVNVTFHEPLGVVGVIVPWNFPMPIAGWGFAPALAAGNTVVLKPAELTPLTAIRLGELAREAGIPEDVFQVLPGKGSVVGQRFVDHPAVRKVVFTGSTEVGKQIMAGCAARVKRVTLELGGKNANVVFADADLEKAAATAPYGVFDNAGQDCCARSLILVQASVYDRFMELLEPAVHGVVVGDPAEEKTEMGPLISAAHREKVASYVPDDAPVAFRGTAPAGPGFWFPPTVLTPPDLRHPAAADEVFGPVVAVVPFTDEADAVRQANTTEYGLSGSIWTRDTGRAFRVARAVEAGNLSVNSHSSVRYWTPFGGFKQSGLGRELGPDAPTAFTETKNVFISTEE; from the coding sequence ATGACCAGCTTCGAGGTGATCAACCCCGCCACCGAGCAGGTGGTGCGGTCGGTCGCGCTGACCAGCGCCGACGAGACCGACGCGGCGATCGCCCGCGCCCAGGCGGCGTTCCCGGCCTGGCGCGACGTCGCCCCCGGCGACCGCGCGCGGCTGCTGCGCCGCTTCGCCGACGCCGTCGAGGCCGACATCGAGCACCTCGCGCGGCTGGAGGTCGAGAACTCCGGGCACACCATCGGCAACGCGCGCTGGGAGGCGGGCAACGTCCGCGACGTGCTCAACTACTACTCCGCCGCGCCGGAACGCCTGATCGGACAGCAGATCCCGGCGCCGGGCGGGGTCAACGTCACCTTCCACGAGCCGCTCGGCGTGGTCGGCGTGATCGTGCCGTGGAACTTCCCGATGCCGATCGCCGGCTGGGGGTTCGCGCCCGCGCTCGCCGCCGGCAACACCGTCGTGCTCAAGCCCGCCGAACTGACCCCGCTCACCGCGATCCGGCTCGGCGAGCTGGCGCGCGAGGCCGGCATCCCGGAAGACGTCTTCCAGGTGCTGCCCGGCAAGGGATCCGTTGTCGGACAACGGTTCGTGGACCATCCGGCGGTGCGCAAGGTCGTCTTCACCGGCTCCACCGAGGTCGGCAAGCAGATCATGGCCGGCTGCGCGGCGCGGGTGAAGCGCGTGACGCTGGAGCTGGGCGGCAAGAACGCGAACGTCGTCTTCGCCGACGCCGACCTGGAGAAAGCCGCGGCGACCGCGCCCTACGGCGTCTTCGACAACGCCGGCCAGGACTGCTGCGCCCGGTCGCTGATCCTGGTGCAGGCGAGCGTCTACGACCGGTTCATGGAGCTGCTGGAACCCGCCGTCCACGGCGTCGTCGTCGGCGATCCCGCCGAGGAAAAGACGGAGATGGGGCCGCTGATCTCCGCGGCGCACCGGGAGAAGGTCGCGTCCTACGTGCCGGACGACGCGCCCGTCGCGTTCCGCGGCACCGCACCCGCCGGGCCCGGCTTCTGGTTCCCGCCGACCGTCCTGACCCCGCCGGACCTGCGGCACCCGGCCGCGGCCGACGAGGTCTTCGGCCCGGTCGTGGCCGTCGTGCCGTTCACCGACGAAGCGGACGCGGTGCGGCAGGCCAACACCACCGAGTACGGCCTGTCCGGCTCGATCTGGACCCGCGACACCGGCCGCGCGTTCCGCGTGGCGCGCGCCGTCGAGGCCGGCAACCTGTCGGTCAACTCGCACTCGTCGGTGCGCTACTGGACGCCCTTCGGCGGCTTCAAGCAGTCCGGCCTCGGCCGCGAGCTGGGCCCCGACGCCCCGACGGCGTTCACCGAGACCAAGAACGTTTTCATCAGCACGGAGGAGTAA
- a CDS encoding MAB_1171c family putative transporter, producing MIETLAYHLCLVGFAGFGYKLVEARRSQPVRTMWFLAGFGICIAAGIVVLTPAMEALVGQGPVFDWVAPLAGDELKFAAIGFAVAFSQSVWRGEGARLAPHALFTGAAMVLLAVCYALSGPERDGDDMVVSRAVLPFALANQGVFLAYGLISLGLLITVFVRSAWHAEPGPLRAGLWLLVVGVGAAFAWTFWDVDDVRQLLRTARIGAREDVLSSVLAATTVSFLTAGATLSAWSPAVSSVLGRVRAYRAYRRIEPLWTALHAAVPGIALNPGHELTSGPEFALYRRVIEIRDGHLALRAHFDPQLPARAEEEARRAGVPEADLAATVEAVTLAAAIEAERKGHKFAPSDEEPKHIADADADVQAEAAWLVRVSRAWRRNALLNEVRTAALS from the coding sequence GTGATCGAGACGCTGGCCTATCACCTGTGCCTGGTGGGATTCGCCGGGTTCGGGTACAAGCTCGTCGAGGCGCGGCGCAGCCAGCCGGTGCGCACCATGTGGTTCCTCGCCGGGTTCGGCATCTGCATCGCCGCCGGGATCGTTGTGCTGACCCCGGCGATGGAGGCCCTCGTCGGCCAGGGCCCGGTGTTCGACTGGGTCGCGCCACTGGCGGGTGACGAGCTGAAGTTCGCCGCGATCGGCTTCGCGGTCGCCTTCAGCCAGTCGGTGTGGCGCGGCGAAGGCGCCCGGCTCGCCCCGCACGCGCTGTTCACCGGCGCGGCGATGGTGCTGCTCGCGGTGTGTTACGCGCTGTCCGGGCCGGAACGCGACGGTGACGACATGGTCGTTTCCCGAGCCGTTCTGCCGTTCGCGCTCGCCAACCAGGGCGTGTTCCTGGCCTACGGCCTGATCAGCCTCGGCCTGCTGATCACGGTGTTCGTCCGCAGCGCGTGGCACGCGGAGCCGGGCCCGCTGCGCGCCGGGCTCTGGCTGCTGGTGGTCGGGGTGGGCGCCGCGTTCGCCTGGACGTTCTGGGACGTCGACGACGTCCGCCAGCTGCTCCGGACCGCGAGGATCGGCGCCCGCGAGGACGTGCTGTCCTCGGTCCTCGCGGCGACGACGGTCAGCTTCCTCACCGCCGGCGCGACGCTGAGCGCTTGGTCTCCGGCGGTGTCATCGGTGCTAGGGCGGGTGCGCGCGTACCGGGCGTACCGCCGCATCGAGCCACTGTGGACGGCCTTGCACGCGGCAGTCCCGGGCATCGCGCTCAACCCGGGCCACGAGCTGACGAGCGGCCCCGAGTTCGCGCTGTACCGCAGGGTCATCGAAATCCGCGACGGCCACCTGGCCCTACGCGCCCACTTCGACCCACAGCTCCCAGCCCGCGCGGAAGAGGAAGCCCGCCGCGCGGGAGTCCCCGAAGCCGACCTGGCGGCAACGGTGGAAGCGGTCACCCTGGCCGCGGCGATCGAGGCAGAGCGCAAAGGCCACAAGTTCGCCCCGTCCGACGAGGAGCCGAAGCACATCGCCGACGCGGACGCAGACGTCCAAGCCGAGGCAGCCTGGCTGGTCCGGGTGAGCCGCGCCTGGCGCCGCAACGCGCTGCTGAACGAGGTCCGGACAGCAGCCCTCAGCTGA
- a CDS encoding Lrp/AsnC family transcriptional regulator has product MDRKLLAELQRDAAQVYTALGRAVGLSAGAAHERVRKLREQGVIRRTTVEVDPATVGRGVAAFVLVEANAWMGDSSVKTALEALPEVIEAHVVAGPASLLVKVRTASTEELQAALQRLFTIDGVTGTQTIVVLESFFERPVDPG; this is encoded by the coding sequence GTGGATCGGAAATTGCTGGCGGAACTCCAGCGGGACGCGGCTCAGGTGTACACCGCGCTCGGCCGCGCGGTCGGGCTCTCGGCCGGCGCGGCCCACGAGCGCGTGCGCAAGCTGCGCGAACAGGGCGTGATCCGGCGGACCACCGTGGAGGTCGACCCGGCCACCGTCGGCCGCGGGGTCGCGGCGTTCGTCCTCGTCGAAGCCAACGCCTGGATGGGGGACAGCTCGGTGAAGACCGCGCTCGAAGCGCTGCCCGAGGTCATCGAGGCGCACGTCGTCGCGGGTCCGGCGTCGCTGCTGGTGAAGGTGCGGACGGCGTCGACCGAGGAGCTGCAGGCGGCGCTGCAGCGGCTGTTCACGATCGACGGCGTCACCGGGACGCAGACGATCGTCGTGCTGGAGTCCTTCTTCGAGCGGCCGGTCGACCCCGGTTGA
- a CDS encoding general stress protein, translating to MTTAFTQSTIGQQQQARPQLPTLPTGWPIGSYESYEQAQRAVDHLAGTDFPVTDVTIVGVEPLLVERIAGKMSWSKVLSSAAMSGAMFGLFLGLVLSLLNPGAGLVPIAIGLIAGLGFNLLFGALGYATNRNKRGFISQSQLVARRYDVLSQPRNAEKGRALLADLAARSAFGH from the coding sequence ATGACCACAGCATTCACGCAGAGCACGATCGGGCAACAGCAGCAGGCCCGGCCTCAGCTGCCGACCCTGCCCACGGGCTGGCCGATCGGTTCGTACGAGTCCTACGAGCAGGCACAGCGCGCGGTCGACCACCTCGCGGGCACGGACTTCCCGGTCACCGACGTCACGATCGTGGGCGTCGAGCCGCTGCTCGTCGAGCGCATCGCGGGCAAGATGTCGTGGAGCAAGGTCCTGAGCAGCGCGGCGATGTCCGGCGCGATGTTCGGTCTGTTCCTCGGTCTGGTGCTGAGCCTGCTCAACCCGGGAGCCGGCCTGGTCCCGATCGCGATCGGCCTGATCGCCGGCCTGGGGTTCAACCTGCTGTTCGGCGCTCTGGGTTACGCGACGAACCGCAACAAGCGCGGGTTCATCTCGCAGAGCCAGCTGGTCGCCCGCAGGTACGACGTCCTGTCCCAGCCACGCAACGCGGAGAAGGGACGTGCGCTGCTGGCCGACCTGGCCGCCCGAAGCGCGTTCGGCCACTGA
- a CDS encoding alpha/beta fold hydrolase: MAGRGPALLFLHGIGDDSSTWLDLLASLSGDYTVIAPDLLGHGASAKPRADYSVAAYACGMRDLLTTLDVDRVTVVGHSLGGGVAMQFAYQFPERCERLVLVGSGGVGASVHPLLRLAAAPGAGLVMPLLGTKPALAAMRGFAELLRISEGLGLGPDLDYVLTRYVRLLQPSSRTAFLRTLRSVVDWRGQVVNMLDRCYLTEGIPTLLVWGTDDVVVPSGHALRAHQAMPGSKLVLFEGAGHFPHRSDPKRFLEILREFLTTTPAAHHDRSRWGDLLRSGRPADLPNPEDAPGTPTVSSGT; encoded by the coding sequence ATGGCCGGGCGCGGGCCTGCCCTGCTGTTCCTGCACGGCATCGGCGACGACTCGTCGACCTGGCTGGACCTGCTGGCGTCGCTGTCCGGCGACTACACGGTGATCGCGCCTGACCTGCTCGGCCACGGCGCGTCGGCCAAGCCGCGCGCGGACTACTCGGTCGCCGCCTACGCGTGCGGCATGCGGGACCTGCTGACGACTTTGGACGTCGACCGCGTGACGGTGGTCGGGCACTCGCTCGGCGGCGGTGTCGCGATGCAGTTCGCGTACCAGTTCCCGGAGCGCTGCGAACGCCTGGTGCTGGTGGGCTCGGGCGGGGTCGGCGCAAGCGTCCACCCGCTGCTGCGCCTGGCGGCGGCGCCCGGCGCGGGGCTGGTGATGCCGTTGCTGGGGACCAAACCGGCGCTGGCCGCGATGCGCGGGTTCGCCGAGCTGCTGCGGATCTCCGAAGGACTCGGGCTCGGCCCGGACCTCGACTACGTGCTGACGCGCTACGTCCGCCTGCTCCAGCCGAGCAGCCGCACGGCGTTCCTGCGGACGCTCCGCTCGGTCGTCGACTGGCGCGGCCAGGTCGTCAACATGCTCGACCGGTGCTACCTGACCGAGGGCATCCCGACGCTGCTGGTGTGGGGCACGGACGACGTCGTCGTGCCGAGCGGCCACGCGCTGCGCGCCCACCAGGCGATGCCGGGCAGCAAGCTGGTGCTGTTCGAGGGCGCCGGGCACTTCCCACACCGCTCCGACCCGAAGCGGTTCCTGGAGATCCTGCGCGAGTTCCTGACGACGACCCCGGCGGCGCACCACGACCGCTCCCGCTGGGGTGACCTGCTGCGCTCGGGCCGCCCGGCGGACCTGCCGAACCCGGAGGACGCTCCCGGCACCCCGACGGTCTCGTCGGGCACCTGA
- a CDS encoding glutamine synthetase family protein — MARRRGMLTLDELRELVEAGTIDTVLVAITDMQGRLQGKRCAAEYFLDEVVGHATEACNYLLAVDVDMNTVDGYALSSWDSGYGDFVLRPDFETLRLVPWQEGTALVLADVERVQGGPVSVSPRQILRRQLERLAERGLGAFVGTELEFIVFDDTYEAAWDKRYHGLKPANQYNVDYSMLGTARLEPLLRRIRNDMAGAGLYPESAKGECNPGQQEIAFRFTDALATCDNHSVYKNGAKEIAAQEGKSLTFMAKYNEREGNSCHIHISLRATEGGAVLAGDREHGFSKLMEHFLAGQLAALHELTYFLAPNINSYKRFVPGSFAPTAIAWGTDNRTCALRVVGHGESLRVENRVPGGDVNPYLAVAALIAAGLHGIENELELEEPFTGNAYNSGRDTVPTTLPEAAAALAGSELARAAFGEDVVEHYLNAAKIEVDAYNAAVTDWERVRGFERL, encoded by the coding sequence ATGGCACGCAGGCGAGGCATGCTCACCCTCGACGAACTCCGGGAGCTCGTCGAGGCGGGCACGATCGACACCGTGCTCGTCGCGATCACGGACATGCAGGGCAGGCTCCAGGGCAAGCGCTGCGCGGCGGAGTACTTCCTCGACGAGGTCGTCGGGCACGCGACCGAGGCCTGCAACTACCTGCTCGCGGTGGACGTCGACATGAACACCGTCGACGGCTACGCGCTCTCGTCGTGGGACAGCGGGTACGGCGACTTCGTGCTGCGGCCCGACTTCGAAACCCTGCGGCTGGTGCCGTGGCAGGAGGGCACCGCCCTGGTGCTGGCCGACGTCGAGCGCGTGCAGGGCGGGCCCGTGTCGGTGTCGCCGCGCCAGATCCTGCGCCGCCAGCTCGAACGGCTCGCCGAGCGCGGGCTCGGCGCCTTCGTCGGGACCGAGCTCGAGTTCATCGTCTTCGACGACACCTACGAAGCCGCCTGGGACAAGCGCTACCACGGCCTCAAGCCGGCCAACCAGTACAACGTCGACTACTCGATGCTCGGCACCGCGCGCCTCGAGCCGCTGCTGCGCCGCATCCGCAACGACATGGCCGGTGCCGGGCTCTACCCCGAGTCCGCCAAGGGCGAGTGCAACCCCGGCCAGCAGGAGATCGCCTTCCGCTTCACCGACGCGCTCGCCACCTGCGACAACCACAGCGTCTACAAGAACGGCGCCAAGGAGATCGCCGCGCAGGAGGGCAAGAGCCTCACCTTCATGGCGAAGTACAACGAGCGTGAGGGCAACTCCTGCCACATCCACATCAGCCTGCGCGCCACCGAAGGCGGCGCGGTGCTCGCCGGCGACCGTGAGCACGGCTTCTCGAAACTGATGGAGCACTTCCTCGCCGGGCAGCTGGCCGCGCTGCACGAGCTGACCTACTTCCTCGCGCCGAACATCAACTCCTACAAGCGGTTCGTGCCCGGCAGCTTCGCGCCGACGGCCATCGCCTGGGGCACCGACAACCGCACCTGCGCGCTGCGCGTCGTCGGGCACGGCGAGTCGCTGCGCGTCGAGAACCGCGTGCCGGGCGGGGACGTCAACCCGTACCTCGCCGTCGCCGCGCTGATCGCAGCCGGTCTGCACGGCATCGAGAACGAGCTGGAGCTGGAAGAACCCTTCACCGGCAACGCCTACAACTCCGGCCGCGACACGGTGCCGACCACCCTGCCCGAAGCCGCCGCCGCGCTCGCGGGCAGCGAGCTGGCCCGCGCGGCCTTCGGCGAGGACGTCGTCGAGCACTACCTGAACGCGGCGAAGATCGAGGTGGACGCGTACAACGCCGCCGTCACCGACTGGGAGCGGGTTCGTGGCTTCGAGCGCCTCTGA
- a CDS encoding PadR family transcriptional regulator produces the protein MEISQLLKGVLDLAVLAVLREDDGYGYDVLRRLRASGLEEVGDASVYGTLRRLYKAGLLTSYVVPSEEGPHRKYYSLNEPGRLRLAESGKTWHSFASTMNVLLGEAA, from the coding sequence GTGGAGATCAGTCAGCTGCTCAAGGGTGTGCTCGACCTCGCCGTCCTCGCGGTGCTCCGCGAAGACGACGGTTACGGGTACGACGTCCTGCGAAGACTCAGGGCGTCGGGCCTCGAAGAGGTGGGGGACGCGTCGGTGTACGGGACGTTGCGCAGGCTCTACAAGGCCGGCCTGCTCACCTCGTACGTGGTGCCCAGTGAAGAGGGGCCGCACCGCAAGTACTACAGCCTGAACGAGCCGGGCCGGCTCCGCCTGGCGGAGTCGGGCAAGACCTGGCACAGCTTCGCTTCGACGATGAACGTGCTTTTGGGAGAGGCAGCATGA